tgctgctccccctgcttgtgctgtctctctccaaataaataaaatcttaaaaagaaagaaagaaacaaacttgTTGCTGAAACAGTAGAGACATGACTCTTCCATAACATGGTACGCACACCTTCCAAAGGCTACAGATGcctccagctccagggctccaTACCCTTTCTAGGGAACTGTGAAACCTACTCCGTTTACAGCTTCCCGGAGATAAGCTGAGGACATGCTCCAATGGAACTAACTGGGGGCCATGGCAGATGATTTTACTGAAGGAAGCAGACAGTGCGGGGAGCAGATGCAAATAAACAAGGAACAGTATAGAAAGTAAGCCAGGATAcgattttctgtaaagggccagacaggcCTTGCAGGCCATACGGTCTCTGCTGCAGCACTCAAGTCTGCCAACTGGAAATGAAGGAGGGTGGCTGTGTTCCTTATTTGCGAAAACAGGTGgtggccagatttggcccacagtTCGCCACCCCTGGTACAGATTAAAAACTGACCCCACCCAAAAATGTGGtaacaaatttcaaaagaaacgagaaaaaaatttaaattgtactCTCCCATAGTTAAATAAaagtggagatttttaaaaaggggtttTCAAAGTTTGAAATTTTGTAGGTGGTAATCCATTTGTCTAGCCATgagtattagaaagaaaaaaaaaagtcaaaccccCAAATTATGAAGTTACAGTTTATGAAATGAGCATAATCGATCTTCACTATTTCAACAGTCACTGAGATTCCAGTGACAGGAAATCCAGCACTTCAGTCCTGTCTTCTCTTCATGTCTCGTGTCTCCATGTCAAAACCACTTGGTGGAGCATTCCTTCACTTAAAAGTCCTGCCACCTCAGGCACAATGCGTCCCAAGTCAACCCCAGGCTCTCCCATTCGCATCAGTCCTCAAACTCCAGTTAGACCCTGAAACACAGCCATGAGGCCTTTGATCCTACTCAGTGTTCCTCTCGACAAACTCAGGGCTTGGCTTCAAGGCCCCCTCTATACCTGACTAGTCAGGAGGGATCTAGCCCCCACCATGCGTCACCACACTCGTTTCTGGCCGGGTAGGCTTACCATGTCCCTCTTCCTGGGCAGTGAGTTTTCTTTTCGCTGCTATCTTTGTAGACCTTCTCTTATACCTGCTCCAGTGCCCATGGAACTCAATTCCAGACCCTCTTCTATGAAGCCATTTCTAGAAAGAGGCCCTCCAAcatctctcctctttcctgtCTTGTTATCCTGTACTGTCCACCAGAATgacagaatttaggagatggaaCAGAGTTAGACTCCTGTtagataaaaagaacaaaagccctGAAAGGCTGAGCAACTTTCCCAGGCTGCACTGCCACAGAGTGGTGGCACTGGGATTACTCAGGCTTCCTTACTCCTTACTCTGGGCCAGTGTCCTTGCTACCACCCCACAGTGGGACTGTCCCCACTATATTCTCACAGAGCAGGAATGGGCTGGACATTCAATAAACTTCCATCACCCAGGAGAGCAGCTCAGAAACTGCTCCCATAGGAGGCTCAAGCCTACTCTTCTCAGTGAGTCATATTCAAATAAGAGATGGCATGGACATCAGCTTTGCCCCAGAAAACATTTGCAAGTAAACCCATTCTCGATGAAGTAACTCCGCAGTGGTCTGTTTATCTGAAAGCATTCAAAATATGGCAAGAATGTAGCAACAGGACATCTGTTACTGGAGAAAGGCGGGAGGTAGTTTTTGTAGGCGTCATCTTTTtaagaagtctttaaaaatcattctaacTGCTTAACAGCAAAAACACACCCAGAGTTAATGTCAACCACAGCCTGAACAAAATCCAAAATACAACAGCCTACTGGTTCTTAGAAAAACCAAGGGATACGTGTGTTAGTTAAGTCCCGAAAAGAACAATCCTCGAGAGAAATGCACTAGAAAAGCTTGTAAAGTCTGGCTTATTCATCAGCTACAAATGTGTACTAACTTTTTCTCTCCTGTAAAGCTTCTTTTGACTGCAACAGTAGAAAGCGGGTGGAACCCAGCTCCGTCCCACTGGGTCACGGAGGGAaacaagggaaatgcaaatagaTGAAATCCCACTGCCCTGTACCACGCTCAAACTTAGAGGGGAAGAAATGGCATTTCTAGAAACATTAGCTCTATTCTAATTTCCACTGTTATCCTCAGTGATAAGATCAAATCACTTCGGATACCCTGAAAAATCTTGAGAGCTGTTTTAGGAATAAAAACAGCAGCTCAAAATTCTGGTGGAATACACGCAGATTTAGCCAGAAAATAGAACTACACAAGAAAAGCAAGTGGAGCCAAATTAGCGTCCTCCAAGTAATACGGAGGGTTCCCGCTGCTTCCCACTTCAACTCCCCCACACCTGGCCAGGCAGAAATATGCCTGATCACCTCCCTGCAAGGCAAGCCAGAGGAGCTTGTTGACAGGTAGACCAGGACCAACTGTCTGGTTAGACTCAGAAACAAAGGGTTAGACTCAGAAACAAAGGGTTTACATACCGTAACTCCTCTACTTCTGAGAAGGCCAAAGCTCTGGGGCTTCCAGCTCCAAATGCAGAATGAACAGATACTAGGCCCAAGAGGCCAGGTATGTGGGCTCTCAAGGGAGACTTAAACTCCTGTTTCGTGTAGGTGGAAACAAGTTACATCATTCGGTTGTGTTCCATATTATAGCAGGCagtaaaatggaaggaagaatgtCCCAAGCAGAGAGGAGATGGGCAACAGATACTTGATAAAAACTCACGGCAGTGATAGAACCAGCCCGGCAGTGTGGGGGAAATGGTGAAAAAACTCTTTCGGAGTTACCCCGGGGAAGAGTCATTTCCTTCTACAGTTTCCACTTAATAAAAATAGCCATGGGACCCTGATATAGAAGACTAGCgtgaaaaaaatggttaaaatacaTAGCGCTGACAAGTGAAGAGGCAAACCTCATCTACACGGAAAATTACCTACCCAGATAAGTCAGGTGTCCTAACGCTGAAGTTTCACACTGACCGAGTCTGAGTGTCATCTAGCCACCACCGCCATGTCTAGCTGTGCACCGCAAACAATTTCCATTTACTCATCATTTGACTCATTCATGGTGACAAGGGGAAAAACCAAGTAGAGATACGCATAATTAGCAGGAGTGAAGTGGGTATTCTGGAATTTCTCACAGTGTATGTGAATTGCAGACAGCACGCTGCACAGTCTAATATAATAACAGACTGGCAGAGACCCAGGGATGGGTAGGTCTGAGCTACTAGCACCAGAGTAGGATCAAACCAACAAATCCTATTGTTAAGGGGTCAGATTTCCTTTCTAACTTCTTCCCCAACTAGGTGGGTCAAATAAGTGAGGTCTCCTCAGCAATGCTTAAGCAACTCAAGACTTAAGTGCTCTACACCGCCAGGGCCTGAAAACCCCACCCTCACCTTCTCTGGGAGGAGACAGGATGTAGGTGGCTCTGGAAGCCTGTGGGCCCGCATCTCCTGTCTGTGTAATCCTGGACAAGATCTTTAAGCCATTTCATGTTATACGAAAGTATAGACCGTTATTACCTCACAAAATTGGTGTggagattacattttaaaagagaaaagtacctgacacataataggtTTTTCAGCTTTAAGattccaaatatttgttgaaaatgtgTCCGTTCAAATTTAATCTAAACTGATCACTGGAATAGGAAGTTATAAAAACGTGatgaaaagtcattttaaaaatcctaatattTCTTAAGtctttagttcattcattcattcattcattcactcaacaaaatgTTACTGAGTACCCACCATGTGCCAGCACCATGGCCCTGGGCGTATTACAGGGAACAGGACACACACAAATCACTTCCTTCATGGAATGTACAACCTATAATTCACATTTACTATCAAAGCAATTTCAAATAAGGGTTAATTTTTTCCCAAACTTAAAAAAACGTGAgttgaaattcacataacataacataatcattttaaagtgaacaattcagtggcatttaggaCATTCACAGTATTGTACAATCACCACTTAGATCTTGTTCCaagacatttccatcactccaaaatAAAACCCTGTATACCTATTAAGCAGTTTCCCCCCACAATAAGAGTTCATTTTAGTTACTGATATTTTCAGATCAATCTTTATCAAATTAAGTATAAGTCTGTCTTTTTTGGATAATACATCCTTATAAATAAATGTTGCTTTTAAACTGAGACATCTGTGAATTCAAAGAAAATTGGAATCCTCCCCAAATAatcagcttttaaaagaaaaagtaatgaaagTCTGCTCGTGGTTTCCCTTAGTGCactaattcagtggttttcagaagAGATGGCACTGCACCCAAGGGTGTTAGGAAATATGTGGGAGTGTTTTGGGGTGTCGAAATGACGGGGGGGAGGGAAGTACTATGCGCAAAGTAGGAGGGACTGGATACGCAAAACAGCCTGTCATGCACAGGCATTACCACTCTAAAGTCCATTAGTGACCCCTCTGAGAAACACATTAGTTACTACTCCCAAAAGGTTTTTAAATAGTGTCATCATCGCTGTTCATCCTAcgttaatttgcatttcttagtACTTGAACACCAATTTGGGAAATCTTTCCActtgtaaaaattgaaaaaggatTACTATTACTCACAATCATGACCTAAATTTTATATCACCACTTGGCTCAAGAAATCGTAACAATGAGGAACTGGTGCTGGGCTTGGACTGTGGGTGACTGAAACTGCACTTTACATTTTTACTCAGATAATGCTATGCAGCTGTGGCCATTTGCTGGGTTTCCCCGAAAAGAACTGCCAAAAAAGCAGAGTGAAATGACAACAAACAGTATTATTTAGAAACGAAGACaagtatattacatatttttctagCCTATCTTCAAACTTTAACATGGGGACTgctgggatttttctttcttttcttttctttaacagCAAAATACAACATCAGCAATtcagtcaaaaaataaaaaagaatccttattttaaaaaacagacattcAAGTATTTATGGATAAAATGACATATCTGAGCTTTCCTTCAAAATCACTCGGGTGAAAGGCAGCAGTAGGTGGGGGTATAGGCTCAGTAAGACTGGCCATGAGCTGAGAACTACttagggagggggatgggcacgTGGAAATCCCAAATTCAAAAAGGGATTAATTCTATTACCTTTTTAGGTATTTGTTTGAAAATGCtagtaaaaaattaacaaaacaaaaaataaatacataacactTAGAGAATTCTTAGGAGAGAGGCCACACACACATTCGCTAAAATTCAAGAGTGTTTCACTGTCCTCATCCCAtgtccaggtgccccttttcttaAATGACAGCCACTTAAAATGCCAGACCTTGCAGACTTCTTCAAAATCAATGGAGTGACTGATTTTGAACACTGGAGAGAGACTTTACCTACCAGTTGTAGAAACGGCATGACAAAGATGCCCGTTAGGACAGGGCAAAAGGCAACAGATTACAGCAAGTGAAACTCAGCAGGCAGAAGCCTACACAAGGTCAAACAGCTGGTCCACAGTGGCGCAGACTCTAACTTGaccccctctcctcttcttagTCACTGTATTTAACCACCCCTTAGAGAAGAAACTCAATCCCCTACCAGATGTATAAAATCAGACTTTCCAGAGGGTTCTAACACAGGTTAAATAGAAACGATCATTTAACTCTTTTCACTCAAAGCAAATATACAAGCTTTTAGTAGCAGCAGAGGACCATAAAGCAGCTCAAAGTGATGAAATCCCTTAGGAAACTGGTATCACTCTATCTACAAAGTACAACACAAGTACAGCACATCCATTATCACTGCACTCTTGCCTCGAGCCCTAACATACTGCAgcataaagagacagaaaaatcttTTCGGCTTTAAGTTCCATCCTTGTATTCAGAACTTAATGGTATTCATGGTATTAagaacctgattaaaaaaaaaaaaagcagcagctaaTGATTTATAAAAATCTCTATACTGTTTAACGCTGCCTAGGCAATGCAAAGTGAAGACAAATTTTCTATCATCTTTCGCCCTCAGAAATACAGGTTCAGCAGGGTGAAAAGCAAAGTTTACAACTCCAAAAGATGGAGTAACACAACTTTCCAAATAGCTgtttcatggctttttttttttccaggtgagaaaacagacCAACTAGACAGACGCACTGTGCTAAGCTCCTACAACTGCATGGAATTCTGAGATGCCGCTTAGGGCCCTGTTCACAACTATAATATAACTTGCAAAGAGTGTACTTACGTAATTGCGACATTGCTCCCATCTATAACGATGTGCTTCAAATCCGTTCTCCCtggctcattttttaattccagCTTGTAGGGTACTTTCAGAGTATCTCGGAACCTTTGAACGCCCGTGACTGAGGAATCAATATGATCAGAGGGTCCGGCCAACCTTGCATCAGTAACCGAAGGTAACAGCTGGGGCAGTGGCATCGGCGGAGAAAGGGGGGGACAATTTGGCTTAGACTGGGGAGAGCTACAACACCCTGAACGGTTTTCACAGGCAGACTTCATGTTACTTGGAAGTAAGGGCTCTGCTTGCTGTTGCAAACCATTTTCAGGAAAAACTGGAATTCTGGGCTGGTGACTTGAAGCTCCTCTTGAAACAAAACTGACAACGTCTTTGGGACTTGAAGGGACAACAGAGGGTGAAAGGCCATCAGTTTCAAGGTCCATGTTACAAACGTAATTCTGGTTTGAACTCCAGATTTCTTGTTTCTGTTCTATTGGCACTGTTCTGAAACTATTAATTTTGCAATTTGAGGTACATGGTTTTGATTCTTTGAATGGTAACTGAGAAAATTTTTCTACCATATTTTGCTGTGAGtgagtttgtgttttctttggagtGGAATCTGTTGTAAGCTCATTTATGCTGCTACAAACACCTTTGTTTTTGGTTCTGTTGGTCTCTGGATACATAGTACCAGGTAAAAATTCTCTGTCTTCTtggaatcttttattttctttttcaatttcttctaagAGCAATAATGGTTCAGTAGATGGCCCATACTCCCTAATGaccttttcaacaatttcttgggAATAGCCCATGGTCTTAAAAAAGTTTACGAGGATGTTGTATTCCATTTCCTCAGTAGTGTCCTTTACATCTGGACTTAAATTTTCAGGATCAGCGGAAGCATCAGATAAGTCAATGATTACACTTCCAGCTAACGTCTTACTGTCATGTAAAAGCTCCCCCTCttgaacattttccaaagaaaactgTTTCTTGGTATGCCTTTCTTCGGAATCAGAAAATCTCCTTTTGTGACAAACTCTGTCTTTGGAAAGTGCCTCTTCATCTGGGGTTAGACCATTTATTGGAACAAAAAGTACATCTTGTGAACTAGAAAAGATTGTGTCCATTTGTTTTGTAAGCTCAGAAACAGGAGTGCCGGCTTTATTTCTTGCATCTTCCTGCAAAACAATTTCATCTCTGGAAATACTCAGCCCTGTGGCAGCACTCTGTGGAAACTCTGCTTGTTTAGAATCTCTAATTTCAATAACATCATCATCTCCCGTTTCAAATAAATTCTCCTCACCTTGTGTGAGTGTCAAAAGCTCTTTTTTCAAGGAAGTGGGCAAAATCAACAAGTCCATTGTATAGTTGTCTGCACGAGCTTCAACAAATTGTTTAAATTCCCTTTTCACCTCAGATTCTTTCTGACTGTTGGGTAGGTTCTCATTGTTCTCAAAGAGCTTTACAAACTGCTGAATGTGACTCCTAGCCATGACCACAGCTTCGGCACTTCCTCTGATGCCAAGAAGACCGATGTCCAGAATGCAGAGATCGGCACAGGTGTCTTGAATCAAGCTCTTCAGAAACAGGCTCTGCGCCCCTACAAAAATGCAGTGCATGGCCTTGGGGTAACATTCTCTTTCTTCTAGTTCAGGTTCACAGATTCCTTTAATATATTCCTGTAAAGAGGAGATAAGAAATTAGGTCAATTTACAAAAGCTCTTTATAGCACCTATTATGTCACACATGTAATTACAAATGTCAAGCCGTACAAAAATCAAAAGCACGCTAATAACCTGGGAAAAAATGCCATGTTCTAAACAAAAGATTCAAGATAACAGATATAAGCTGCTTAATCGTTTTCGTTGGACTTGAAAACTTTAAGTCTAACAAGCAGGTGTTTGTAACATTTTCAATAATATATCCTGCAATGTGATCTTTGGGGTCTGCCCAACTGCACAGTGGGTA
This genomic window from Ursus arctos isolate Adak ecotype North America unplaced genomic scaffold, UrsArc2.0 scaffold_19, whole genome shotgun sequence contains:
- the N4BP1 gene encoding NEDD4-binding protein 1 isoform X1; its protein translation is MAARAVLDEFTAPAEKAALLERSRGRIEGLFGVSLAVLGALGAEEPLPARIWLQLRGAQEAVHSAKEYIKGICEPELEERECYPKAMHCIFVGAQSLFLKSLIQDTCADLCILDIGLLGIRGSAEAVVMARSHIQQFVKLFENNENLPNSQKESEVKREFKQFVEARADNYTMDLLILPTSLKKELLTLTQGEENLFETGDDDVIEIRDSKQAEFPQSAATGLSISRDEIVLQEDARNKAGTPVSELTKQMDTIFSSSQDVLFVPINGLTPDEEALSKDRVCHKRRFSDSEERHTKKQFSLENVQEGELLHDSKTLAGSVIIDLSDASADPENLSPDVKDTTEEMEYNILVNFFKTMGYSQEIVEKVIREYGPSTEPLLLLEEIEKENKRFQEDREFLPGTMYPETNRTKNKGVCSSINELTTDSTPKKTQTHSQQNMVEKFSQLPFKESKPCTSNCKINSFRTVPIEQKQEIWSSNQNYVCNMDLETDGLSPSVVPSSPKDVVSFVSRGASSHQPRIPVFPENGLQQQAEPLLPSNMKSACENRSGCCSSPQSKPNCPPLSPPMPLPQLLPSVTDARLAGPSDHIDSSVTGVQRFRDTLKVPYKLELKNEPGRTDLKHIVIDGSNVAITHGLKKFFSCRGIAIAVEYFWKLGNRNITVFVPQWRTRRDPNVTEQHFLTQLQELGILSLTPARMVFGERIASHDDRFLLHLADKTGGIIVTNDNFREFVTESLSWREIITKRLLQYTFVGDIFMVPDDPLGRSGPRLEDFLRKEVFLRDMQPLLNALPNVGMFDPSFRVPGTQAASTSHQPPSRIQGAPPSHWLPQQPRFPVLPNLPSMQQSVPMPAQRSPAETSELREALLKIFPDSEQRLKIDQILAAHPYMKDLNALSAMVLD
- the N4BP1 gene encoding NEDD4-binding protein 1 isoform X2, with product MSLSREWLKTCSSAVSWNSTQRWKGMGLIHATAQEYIKGICEPELEERECYPKAMHCIFVGAQSLFLKSLIQDTCADLCILDIGLLGIRGSAEAVVMARSHIQQFVKLFENNENLPNSQKESEVKREFKQFVEARADNYTMDLLILPTSLKKELLTLTQGEENLFETGDDDVIEIRDSKQAEFPQSAATGLSISRDEIVLQEDARNKAGTPVSELTKQMDTIFSSSQDVLFVPINGLTPDEEALSKDRVCHKRRFSDSEERHTKKQFSLENVQEGELLHDSKTLAGSVIIDLSDASADPENLSPDVKDTTEEMEYNILVNFFKTMGYSQEIVEKVIREYGPSTEPLLLLEEIEKENKRFQEDREFLPGTMYPETNRTKNKGVCSSINELTTDSTPKKTQTHSQQNMVEKFSQLPFKESKPCTSNCKINSFRTVPIEQKQEIWSSNQNYVCNMDLETDGLSPSVVPSSPKDVVSFVSRGASSHQPRIPVFPENGLQQQAEPLLPSNMKSACENRSGCCSSPQSKPNCPPLSPPMPLPQLLPSVTDARLAGPSDHIDSSVTGVQRFRDTLKVPYKLELKNEPGRTDLKHIVIDGSNVAITHGLKKFFSCRGIAIAVEYFWKLGNRNITVFVPQWRTRRDPNVTEQHFLTQLQELGILSLTPARMVFGERIASHDDRFLLHLADKTGGIIVTNDNFREFVTESLSWREIITKRLLQYTFVGDIFMVPDDPLGRSGPRLEDFLRKEVFLRDMQPLLNALPNVGMFDPSFRVPGTQAASTSHQPPSRIQGAPPSHWLPQQPRFPVLPNLPSMQQSVPMPAQRSPAETSELREALLKIFPDSEQRLKIDQILAAHPYMKDLNALSAMVLD